Genomic window (Streptomyces cadmiisoli):
CTCCGCCACGTCCGAGGAGGCGCGCCCCCTCTCGGCGTGAGCCGATGCCCCATCGTTGTCCCAAAATTCCCCCGGTCTTGGCACAACCGTGGTTTTCCCGCTCCGGGACCGCCCCCGGCGTCGTACGCTCCGTGCGAGATGCACCCCGAGATGACGTGAGGCGGCCTGAAAGACATGGTCAGCAGCGAGTACGAGCGCAGGATCGCGGCCCGGTTCGCCACCTTCGACCAGGACGGCAACGGCTACATCGACCGCGAGGACTTCAGCGGTGCGGCCAAGGCGCTGCTCGCCGAGTTCGACATCGCGGCCCGGTCGGACAAGGGGCAGGCGCTGTACGCCGGCGCCGAGGCCTTCTGGCAGGGCATGGCCGGGATCGCGGACCGGGACGGCGATCAGCGGATCACCCGTGACGAGTTCGTCAACGGCGCGGTCAAACGGCTGCGCGACAACCCGGAACGGTTCGCCGAGATCGCGCGCCCCTTCCTGCACGCCGCCATCGACGTGGCGGACACCGACGACGACGGAGCCGCCACCGTCGCGGACACCGCGCGCGTGCTGCGGGTGCTCGGTGTGCCGGAGAACCTCGCGCACGCCGCGGCCGCCGGTCTCGACGGCGACACCGACGGGAGGGTGGGCGAGGCCGAGATCGTGCCCGCCTTCGCCCGTTACTTCACCGTCCCGGAATAGCGCTCGCGCAGCTTGTACTTGAGCACCTTGCGCAGTGTCTCGCCGCGCGGAAGGGCGTCCACCACCTCCAGTTGCTCCGGCAGCTTGTGCACCGACAGCCCTTCCGCGCGCAGATACGACGTCATCGCCTCCAGGGTCAGCGCACCCGCTCCCGGGGCCTGTTCGACCACCGCGCAGACCCGCTCGCCGCGCTCGGCGTCCGGCAGCCCGATCACCGCCGCGTCGCCGACCGCCGGATGCTGGTGCAGCAGGTCCTCGATCTCCTTGGCCGAGATGTTCTCGCCCTTGCGGATGATCACGTCCTTGAGCCGGCCGGTCAGGACGAGATGCCCGCTGTCCGTCAGGTGCCCCAGGTCGCCCGTGCGCAGGAACCCCTCCTCGTCGAAGGCCTCCGCGGTCTGCGCCGGGTCCAGATAGCCCCGGCAGACCGCCTCCCCGCGCAGCCGCACCTCCCCGTCCACGATCCGGACCTCCATGCCCTCGGGGGGCCTGCCCTCGGTGGTGGCCAGGTTCTCGGGTGTGTCGTCGGGCGCGCCCATCGTGATCATCGGGACCTCGGTCATGCCGTACCCGTGGGTGAGCTGCACCCCCATCTCCCGTACCACGGCGCGGTAGACCTCCGGGGGCTTCGGCGCGCCGCCGCCGGCCAGCAGCCGCAGGGCGGGCAGCAGCGGCGAGTCCGGCTGCTTGCGCTGCTCGGTGAGGAACATCGAGTAGAAGGCGGTCGAGCCTCCGGCCAGCGTCACCCCGTGCCTGCGGTACACCGTCAGCGCCTCCGGCAGCGCGAACTGCTCGACCAGCACCGCGGGGAAGCCGTAGAGCAGCAGCATCACCATGTAGTCGGGGCCGCCGATGTGCGCGTACGGGAAGGCGATCGAGCCCACGTCCCCGGCGGTGGGCCGCAGCGCGTGGGCCAGGCAGGAGCCGCCCGCGATCAGTGAGCGGTCGGTGTGCAGCACGCCCTTGGGCTCGGAGGTGGTGCCGGAGGTCCAGTAGATCCAGCGGACCTCGGTGCCCTGCGCGGGCGGCGGCGGCAGTACGGCCGGATCGCCGTCGGGCAGGTCCTCGTACGCCTCGAAGACCCCCTTCGCGCCGAGCCGGCGGGCCATCTCCGTGTGGTCGAAACCGCGCCACACGCCGGGCACGGCGAGGTACTCGGCCCGTGACTCGCGCAGCGCGAAGCCGACCTCGCGCTCCCGCAGGAACGGGATCAGCGGTGTCTGCACGGCGCCGAGGCGGGCCAGCGCGAAGGACAGCACGGCCGTCTCGACGCGGGTCGGCAACTGCCAGGCGACGACCGTGCCGGGCCGCACCCCCATGCCGTACAGGCCGGCCGCGGTCCGCTCGGCCCGGTCGCGCAGCGCGCCGAAGCTCACCGAGCGGCCGTCCTGGAGCAGGGCCGGGCGGTCGGGGGTGCGGTCGGCGCGGCGGACCAGCAGGTCCCAGAGGGTGCGGGAGGTGCTGAGCGCGTGCGCGGTGTCGTTCACGTCGGCCCCCTGTCCAGCTGACGGGTAGTCAGATAGTGGGGTGAGCGTAGGGCTCGGCGCCTTGTCGGTCCAGGGGGGCGGGACTAGCCTTCCCGTAGCGCACTATCTGACGGGTCATCAGATCTGTATCCACGGCGGAGGGCCCCATGACCGAACTGCCCCGCATCGTCAGCGTCGACGACCATGTGATCGAACCCGCGCACCTCTTCGAGACCTGGCTGCCGGAGAAGTACCGCGAGCGCGGCCCGAAACCCCTCACCGCCGGTATCGGCGAGCTCGCCTACGTCGGCGGCAAGTACCGGATCACCATGGACCCGGACGGTCCGCCCACCGACTGGTGGATCTACGAGGACCTGAAGTTCCCGTACAAGCGCAACATCGCCGCCGTCGGCTTCGACCGCGACCAGATGACCCTGGAGGGCATCACGCGCGCGGAGATGCGACCCGGCTGCTGGGACCCCGCCGAGCGGCTCAAGGACATGGACCTCAACCACGTCGAGGCCTCCCTGTGCTTCCCGACCTTCCCGCGCTTCTGCGGGCAGACCTTCGCCGAGGCGCACGACAAGGAGGTCGCGCTGGCCTGTGTGCGGGCCTACAACGACTGGATGGTCGAGGAGTGGTGCGGGGACAGCGGCGGCCGGCTCATCCCGCTGTGCCTCATCCCGCTGTGGGACATCGGCCTCGCGGTCGCGGAGATCCGGCGCAACGCCGCGCGCGGGGTGCGGGCGGTCACCTTCTCCGAGATCCCCACCCATCTCGGGCTGCCGTCCATCCACTCCGGCTACTGGGACCCGTTCTTCGCGGTCTGCCAGGAGACCGGGACCGTCGTCAACATGCACATCGGCTCGTCCTCGCAGATGCCGGCCGCGTCCCCGGACGCCCCGCCCGCCGTCCAGGCCTCGCTGTCCTTCAACAACGCCATGGCCTCGATGATGGACTTCCTGTTCAGCGGCGTGCTCGTGAAGTTCCCGGCGCTGCGGCTCGCCTACTCCGAGGGCCAGATGGGCTGGATCCCGTACGCCCTGGAGCGCGCCGACGACGTCTGGGAGGAGCACCGCGCCTGGGGCGGTGTCCGCGACACGATCCCGGAGCCCCCGTCCACCTACTACTACCGGCAGATCTTCTGCTGCTTCTTCCGCGACAAGCACGGCATCGCCTCGCTGGACGTCGTCGGCCGGGACAACGCCACCTTCGAGACCGACTACCCGCACGTCGACTCCACCTTCCCGCACACCAGGCAGGTGGCCCTCGACCACGTCGAGGGCCTGGACGACGAGACGGTCTACAAGCTGATGCGGGGCAACGCGATCCGGATGCTCGGCCTCGACCTGGACCGCCGGTGAACCTGACGTACACCCCCGAGGAGGAGGACTTCCGGGCGCGGCTGCGGGAGTGGCTGGGCAAGGTGCTGCCCACGCTGCCCGCCAAGCCGTCCCCCGACGACTGGCCGGGCCGCCGCGCCTACGACCTCGGCTGGCAGCGGACGCTGTACGACGCCGGGTACGCCGACGTCCACTGGGACGCGTCCCCGACCGTGCGGCTGATCTTCCTGGAGGAGACGGAGAAGGCGGGCGCGCCCTACGTGGGGGCGAACTTCGTGGGGCTGCTGCACGCGGGCCCGACCATCGCCGCCGAGGGCACGCCCGCGCAGCGGGAGCGCTGGCTGCCGCCGATCCTGCGCGGGGAGGAGGCCTGGTGCCAGGGCTTCAGCGAACCGGACGCCGGCTCCGACCTGGCGTCCCTGCGCACCCGCGCGCGCCGGGACGGCGACCACTACCTGGTGAGCGGGTCGAAGATCTGGACCTCGCACGCGGAGGCCGCCGACTGGTGCGAACTGCTGGTGCGCACCGACCCGCGGGCGCCCCGGCACGGGGGGATCACCTGGCTCGCCATGCCCATGGACGCGCCGGGCGTGACCGTACGGCCGCTGCGCACGCTTGCCGGTTCGGCTGAGTTCGCCGAGGTGTTCCTCGACGACGTGCCGGTACCGGTGGCCAACCGGGTGGGGGAGGAGAACGACGGCTGGCGGGTGACCATGGTGACGCTGTCGTTCGAGCGCGGTACGGCGTTCGTCGGGGAGGTCGTGGCCTGCCGGCGGGTGCTCGGCGAACTGGCCCGGGAGGCCCGGTCCAACGGGCGCTGGGACGACCCGGCACTGCGGCGCCGCCTCGGGCGGCTCAACGCCGACTTCCTGGCGCTGTGGCGGCTGACCCAGTGGAACGTGAGCGAGGCGCAGGCGACGGGCGGCGTCCCCGGCGTCGGCGGTTCGGTCTTCAAGCTGAGGTACTCGCACGCGCGTCAGGAGCTGTACGACGCCGCGGCCGACGTGCTGGGTCCCGACGCGCTGGACCTCGGGAGGCCGTGGACGCTGGACCGGCTCTCCTCGCTGTCGTACACCATCGCGGCCGGCACCTCGCAGATCCAGCGCAACATCGTGGCCGAACGCATCCTCGGCCTGCCGAAGGGGCGGTGATCAGCGCGCCATGCGTTTCCAACTCACCGAGGACCAGCGGGCCTTGCGGGACGGGGTGCGGCAGTTGCTGGCGCGGCGGTTCGACGCCGACGCGCTGCGGGCCGCGGTGCGGCGGCCGGGACGGCTCGACCGGGCGCTGTGGCGGGAGCTGGGCGCCGCGGGCTTCTTCGCGCTCCGGCTGCCCGAGGCGGACGGCGGGGTCGGACTCGGGCTGCCCGAGGCGGTGTTGGCGTTCGAGGAGGCGGGGCGGGCCCTGCTGCCCGGCCCGTTGCTGGCCACGCATCTCGCCGCGGGCGCGGTGCCCGGCGCGGCCGACGGATCGGTCGTCGTCGCGGCCGCCGGCGGCGGCGGGACGGTGGAGTGGCTGGCGGAGGCCGACGTGGTGCGCGGGGACGCCACCGGGGCCGTCGAGCTGCGGTCGGTGGACCCGCTCACACCGCTGCACCGGCTGCCCCGCGGGTCCGGGTCCGCGGCGGCGGACGAGCGGGCGGCGGCCCGGGTGCCCGGCCCGTACACGTCCCCGACCGGCGTACCGGACGCGTCGGCCGCCGTGCTCCTCACCGCCGCGGAACAGCTCGGCTCGGCCGTGCGCACCTGTGAGCTGGCGGTGCAACACGCCCGGACCCGCGAGCAGTTCGGACGGCCGATCGGCGCCTTCCAGGCCGTGCAGCACCTGTGCGCGGGGATGCTGGTCCGGGTGGAGGTGGCCCGCGTCGCCGTGTACGCGGCGGCGGTCACCGCCGACCCCGTGGACGTCGCCGCGGCCCGGCTGCTCGCCGACGAGGCGGCGGTGCGCGGCGCCCGCGACTGCCTCCAGGTGCACGGCGGCATGGGCTTCACCTGGGAGGCAGAGGTGCACCTGCACCTGAAGCGGGCCTGGGTGCGGACCCACCGTACGGGCGGCGCTACGGAGAGTGAGGAGATGTTGGCGGACGCACTGACGGCCGGCACGCGCTGACGCGGCGCTGGTCTGCGGTTTCGGCGGCCCGGCCGCGGGGGAGTGTCGCGGATTGTGGCATACCGGAATCACTGAGCGTTGATACCGGCTTGTGTCCCAGGCGTGACTTGTCACGTCCTGGAGTCGAAGGTCCGCTCCGGTACCTTGTGTGGGATGCGAGTGGTTCCGAGTGCGAGCCGTGCCG
Coding sequences:
- a CDS encoding class I adenylate-forming enzyme family protein, whose translation is MNDTAHALSTSRTLWDLLVRRADRTPDRPALLQDGRSVSFGALRDRAERTAAGLYGMGVRPGTVVAWQLPTRVETAVLSFALARLGAVQTPLIPFLREREVGFALRESRAEYLAVPGVWRGFDHTEMARRLGAKGVFEAYEDLPDGDPAVLPPPPAQGTEVRWIYWTSGTTSEPKGVLHTDRSLIAGGSCLAHALRPTAGDVGSIAFPYAHIGGPDYMVMLLLYGFPAVLVEQFALPEALTVYRRHGVTLAGGSTAFYSMFLTEQRKQPDSPLLPALRLLAGGGAPKPPEVYRAVVREMGVQLTHGYGMTEVPMITMGAPDDTPENLATTEGRPPEGMEVRIVDGEVRLRGEAVCRGYLDPAQTAEAFDEEGFLRTGDLGHLTDSGHLVLTGRLKDVIIRKGENISAKEIEDLLHQHPAVGDAAVIGLPDAERGERVCAVVEQAPGAGALTLEAMTSYLRAEGLSVHKLPEQLEVVDALPRGETLRKVLKYKLRERYSGTVK
- a CDS encoding acyl-CoA dehydrogenase family protein, encoding MNLTYTPEEEDFRARLREWLGKVLPTLPAKPSPDDWPGRRAYDLGWQRTLYDAGYADVHWDASPTVRLIFLEETEKAGAPYVGANFVGLLHAGPTIAAEGTPAQRERWLPPILRGEEAWCQGFSEPDAGSDLASLRTRARRDGDHYLVSGSKIWTSHAEAADWCELLVRTDPRAPRHGGITWLAMPMDAPGVTVRPLRTLAGSAEFAEVFLDDVPVPVANRVGEENDGWRVTMVTLSFERGTAFVGEVVACRRVLGELAREARSNGRWDDPALRRRLGRLNADFLALWRLTQWNVSEAQATGGVPGVGGSVFKLRYSHARQELYDAAADVLGPDALDLGRPWTLDRLSSLSYTIAAGTSQIQRNIVAERILGLPKGR
- a CDS encoding amidohydrolase family protein, with translation MTELPRIVSVDDHVIEPAHLFETWLPEKYRERGPKPLTAGIGELAYVGGKYRITMDPDGPPTDWWIYEDLKFPYKRNIAAVGFDRDQMTLEGITRAEMRPGCWDPAERLKDMDLNHVEASLCFPTFPRFCGQTFAEAHDKEVALACVRAYNDWMVEEWCGDSGGRLIPLCLIPLWDIGLAVAEIRRNAARGVRAVTFSEIPTHLGLPSIHSGYWDPFFAVCQETGTVVNMHIGSSSQMPAASPDAPPAVQASLSFNNAMASMMDFLFSGVLVKFPALRLAYSEGQMGWIPYALERADDVWEEHRAWGGVRDTIPEPPSTYYYRQIFCCFFRDKHGIASLDVVGRDNATFETDYPHVDSTFPHTRQVALDHVEGLDDETVYKLMRGNAIRMLGLDLDRR
- a CDS encoding acyl-CoA dehydrogenase family protein; its protein translation is MRFQLTEDQRALRDGVRQLLARRFDADALRAAVRRPGRLDRALWRELGAAGFFALRLPEADGGVGLGLPEAVLAFEEAGRALLPGPLLATHLAAGAVPGAADGSVVVAAAGGGGTVEWLAEADVVRGDATGAVELRSVDPLTPLHRLPRGSGSAAADERAAARVPGPYTSPTGVPDASAAVLLTAAEQLGSAVRTCELAVQHARTREQFGRPIGAFQAVQHLCAGMLVRVEVARVAVYAAAVTADPVDVAAARLLADEAAVRGARDCLQVHGGMGFTWEAEVHLHLKRAWVRTHRTGGATESEEMLADALTAGTR
- a CDS encoding EF-hand domain-containing protein, encoding MVSSEYERRIAARFATFDQDGNGYIDREDFSGAAKALLAEFDIAARSDKGQALYAGAEAFWQGMAGIADRDGDQRITRDEFVNGAVKRLRDNPERFAEIARPFLHAAIDVADTDDDGAATVADTARVLRVLGVPENLAHAAAAGLDGDTDGRVGEAEIVPAFARYFTVPE